TTTGCTGCAAAAGAAGAACAATGTGACACGTTTCCTGATGGTTTGCTGACCTGATCTCACAGCCCAGGGTGATGTTGGGAAGGATTGTGGAATCTGCATTAATCCGATCCAGAGTGTGCATCATGGCCTCTACTCTCTGAATCCCATACTGCTCACGCACAGCTCCACATTTTCTCTCATGTACCTAAAAAAGAGAATTATTATCACTTCCACATGGGAAATGCACAAATGCATTAACATTTACAACAGGTACCTTGTCAGCAGGTGGTTGATGGTGGACAGAGAACAAAGCTCCGATGATTATGTCACCGGGGATGTGTGCCAAAACTCTTCTCTCATTGCTCTGGGCTTTGACTCCAACCTGCTCCTTCAAACTCAGCCAGTTCAGATCACAAACCAGCACCACAGTGACTGTAAGCAGCCCCATAAACAACCTCCTCTGCACCCTTATACTCCTTTTGAAGCCTCCTGCCATCCTTGATCTCCTCAGAGCTGAGGCTCAGAGGAACACCTTGACTTTGGCATGATGAGTGTTGAGCCAAAATCAGCGCTTTCCTAAACAAAGCAACGCAGCGAGGAAGTTACAGTAGGAAAGAAGTCTAAAACCTCTAAAATACCTAACGCTGATATCGTTTCAAATTCCCCCTGGACAGGTAAACTTTCAAACACCTGTGCTCACCTTCTTCTCTGCCAGTTGCCATGCAGAAGTCATTTCTGATGAGAGCGTTTCCATCACAGAGGAGCaccagaaggagctgcagcagcttcttGCTCAAGCTCGCCTGGCTACAGAAACTGCAAATAGCAGCAGATAACACATCCCGTTATTGGAACATGTTTGAGTTACTGACGCACACGatatcctcctcctctcccccctcctcctcctcctcctctccctcctcctcctcttcactcCCAGCTTGCATAGACAGAAAACTACAAGATCTCACTTAAAAGGAGGCTGCCATGTTGATTTAAATTCAGAATGTTTATGCTATTAGtaattaaatggaaaaaaaatcatttttcttctggagttaatttagttatttttttatctttcatgcaaagttttcatagtttttcataaactaaacagaatgATTTGTTAATACATATTTACCTCTGAAAGCAGGTGTTGTGCCATTAAGTGACTTTCTGCCGCAAACCGATTATTTGACTGCAGGGGTGCGCAGGGTTTGTAACTAAGATGCACAGCATTTACTAGCTGCGCGTTCCCTATAGACGTCTAATCTGCTTCTAAAAGTCTCTTTATGGCACAACACCTGAAATTACTGGCAAAGATACATGTTTAGCCTACTGTGGTCAATTATAgccaaaaaataatattattaataatcaTGAAATAATAGTATTAATAATACTAaagaattttattattattcttttgtaAAATCCGTTACTAGAGTCTCTGAATAGAATATTCTGTAAAGGTCTGAGGTGTCTAAAAGCTTTTCTCAAAGCAACAGTAGTTTTACTTCTGTCCATTTTACAGCCAGTACctcgttttaaaaaaataactgactGTTTAAGGAAACGATGAGCTGCACAAAAGCacttaaagaaatgtatttcagCACAACCAAGATGATTACCATTTAGAGAGAAAATCCGTTAAAAGATGAAACCTGGGTGTTTTTCTGGCCATGTATAGCTCATTTTATATTTGTACCaacatttttccccttttatgCGTTAAAAGGATGATCCTAAACTGATTTTGGAAAGAAGAACTTCATGAATTTAACAGCACAGATGCAACATGCAGAAACTGTGCCTTCAGCTCACTGTGACTACAACTATTGCAAGACATCATCCTTGATTCCTGcaatcacaaaacacaatagTCACCCCAGTAGCCCAacgtttttattctttattttttactttcgGTGACTCCCACAGTCATTATGAACTAATTATGAACTAATTATGACCATATTTAGGAAACTCCTCTGTGTATCTGTATAGTATCATCTCTTTGACATTAGGTCTTCCTAAAAGATGGTTTCTCCTTCTTACTTTTCCTCTGTGTTTAATGCGTCGactagtttatttttttgtaccaaatttttatttttttctgttttgttttgtttcccgTATATAAATATTTTGCAGTTGTCTGTGGGAAAGGACATcttaaaaatcaattttcaattttaaggaaaaaaaagagcaaacaatATTTATGTCCAGTAATCTGATTTGAAAtaactaaaacatttattgaGTGAATGACTGGTTGAGCAAATGTAGGAACATATGTGGTGCATCTCATTTGGATTGTATCATTATGCTATAAAGCAGAGAGGCTGCCCCAATTTCTAAATAAACCAGAAGAGATACCTTAGGGTATAGTGAATCCATGTTTGACAGCTGTGgcaatgctttttttctgcagttttattACATTCCAACTGTTTTTGTGGTGAAAAATATTTCACCAAACTAATTATACAAgctgaatgcatgcattaatatAAGCTCTGGTGCagaaaataatgtataatgaacattataaaacaacAGGGGGTCTTCTTTACCAAGGTTGTATaacacatgttttattttttttgctaaaagttataaataaaaacatttttaagatatgTCAGATTACAAAATCGAAGTTTCTTGTTGCCTAGGGAGACAGGAAAAATGCTTGGAATTTATTAAAACAGCTATGGCTCCCTCTAGTGGCTGGACACGAGCTGTCATGAGACGCATTTTGCCCTTCACAACTTAAACAAATGTATAAACGCATtctaaaaaaaaggctgaatgcATGCTGCACAGTGATCGTTTTCTTCAGGGAAGAATCATGTGAATAGCACAACAAAGGATGATCCTTTATTCGGAGAAATCATGGTTATACCGGAAACTTTAAACCTGAGGGGATTACGTGCTTGTCAGATGTTAAATAGAAAATACTTTGTTTAAAGTTTGCTTGGTATTTTGCACAATACAGGCATGTCGGAGGTCATCAGATAACAGACTGCATGGTTGTAAACAGTGTAAATGCAATTCCTCTGAGGAAACTTTAACTGCACTTTTAAGAGAGGATGGAAAAACAAAGCCTTacagtacttaaaaaaaatctaaaatgtttggctttggtggattatcaaaataaaaaaatgatgccagatttaaaaaaaaaagagtgatgacaatacatttgatttttttcaactcTAGAAAAAGACATAATAGCATAGAtaattaaaggacaaaaaaaattagaacagCTTCACTGcagtaaatattaaaaacatggTTGGGAAACGTTAAAAACAGATCTGGACTTCTTCTTCTAAACTCCTTGAAGTCTGAGgtggatgttttttcttttttttattcacagtaatgtggtgttttcttttatatttattatccTTTCTTCTGGTTTTAACAACGTTTTATAGTGTATCCTATTTTCTAATGAGTAGTGCACCTTTTTCTGGCAACATCTACTATAAATTGTCtgtttttagtgacaaaatacTGTGgccaagtgtttttttattttattcctttttttttttgattttaacatattttaattttgtatcCTGGTTTTTAAATGACTATTTCAATTATATCTAGTAACAAAGGCATTTAGCAACAAATTCTGTTTGTATTGACCGAATGATGCACTTCTTTGTATTTGTACGCATTATatattatgttttattgtaaGTTTTACCGTGGCAAATTGTTGTTTTAGTGCAGAAATAGTGAAGGGACCTGAGCggactttttaaataataataattctgtgATGCCACACCATTGCCATGGTAATTTTAGTACATCATGTCAAGAAAAGCTGTTTGCTTTTTGACTAGAGATCAGAAGTAAGGCCAAATCCTCATTACTGAAGTATGAACCCAGCATGTAATTACtgtaattaatgttttttttagctggaaAAGAGAAACccatttttgtccaaaaatttACACCATGTCTGtgtaaatttgacttttttcatgGATATTTTCTCAATAATATAACAACTTTCCTAATTCTTTCATTATTGTAGGATTAACTGATGGATTCCTAGTTAAATGCCACCAATGGTTTTGGTAGGTACCATAAGTGTTTTTTCCgtctaatttaaagaaaaagccatCTTTGTAGTAATTTGTCATAGCAATGTTTCTTGTGGGAGGAGTCTGTTGTGGGATTTCAGGCTAATTCCCCCCTCACAAGGTAAGCTTGAGGGTTTTGCAGCATGTGACTGCTTCAAAAAAATGGGTGGAGTGTGGGGGAGAGTAAGGAATTTAAGCCAAGAATTTATCACACATCCCACTTTCTCACTTGGTAGATTCTCTTTTTCTCCAGCTAATTTGTGCGTGACCGCTTCTGACTCTAGATCTTAACTCCCGCTGCTGTGATGTGGCTTTTAGAAGTCGTCATTTTTCTGCTGTGTCTGGTTCCCACCCATCAACAGTTTCCTCGTCTGTGCGCAACCCAAGAAGCCCTGCAGTCCAGGGAATGTTGCCCGCCTTGGCAAGGAGACGGCTCGGcttgtggggccagatcaggCAGGGGCTCGTGTGAAGATGTGAGCGTGTCAGACCAGCCAGATGGACCCCAGTACCCCTTCTCTGGGTTGGACGACCGTGAAAAATGGCCCTTAGTTTTCTTCAACAGAACTTGTCAGTGCACAGGAAACTTCATGGGCTTCAATTGTGCAGATTGTAAGTTTGGCTACTTTGGGGAGCGCTGTAGTGAAAGAAGAGAATCTCTCAGAAGAAATGTTTTCCACCTGaccagagctgagagaaacaggttTGTGTCATACCTGAACTTGGCCAAGCAAACACTCAGCAGTGACTATGTTGTGGCGACAGGAACCTACAGGGAGATGCAGAATGGCTCCAACCCATTGTTTGCAAATGTTACCATCTATGATGTGTTTGTCTGGATGCATTATTATGTGTCCCGGAATGCACTCTTAGGCGGCCCGGGGAACGTTTGGGCCAACGTGGACTTTGCTCATTGGGCACCTGCCTTTTCTCCCTGGCACCGTGTTTACTTGCTGCACTGGGAGCATGAGATCAGGAAGCTGACTGGAGACACCACTTTCTCAATTCCGTATTGGGACTGGAGGGACGCCCAGGGCTGTGATGTGTGCACGGATGAACTGATGGGGAGCCGCAGTCCCCTGGATCCAAATCTCATCAGTCCAAGCTCTGTCTTCTCCTCTTGGAAGGTAAACACATAGGAAagtcttttttatgtgtgtttattttccaATTAGCAAAAAAGCAGCTGAGGTCTGACTTGTGGCTAATATTATTATCCTGTCAGTAGGTCATAAAAACAGTTTGGGAACGTGTGTGAAACCTATAAATACACACTTTAATaattaatcatttaaaatgGTTTCATTTTCAAGGACGTGAAAATCCCATTTTGGGAtttcaacaaatgttttttggttttatctttttttttgagaaccAGTTGAAGTTTTTCTGTTatactgtttttctttcttcctaaATTGATTTAGGCTGTTCATCTGGTAGACCTGATCCACGTTCTGCAGGATTAGGCAGAGGTTGGGTTCAATCCCATTTGCCATTAGTGGTGTGGAGAAGGTTACAAACCCATCAAGAAGAGCTctgtgttgttggtttttttattattaacaaaTGTTTTGATGGTCTTGGCCTTCCTATCCAACAGACTTTCTTTTAAATCATGAACTCTTGCTTCTGGTGCTGTGCATTTGACTGTTCCAACAGTTAAAACCACAATAAATACAGAGGCCTTGTTCTATTACTATTGTCCTCATTTGTGGAATTGCCTCCCAGAGAACTTCAGGGCTGAAGAGACTaatgatttttcaaaaaaagagatagaaaccaatgtttttatttgagctTATAGCAGATATTCCCCgggttttattctgtttattcTGGACCTTATATTatctagtttttcttttgtttattattttttttttttagtttacatatatttatatatatataaaaacgcccctctcaccctctgcgggtggtttctcctccaagctcgggtcctctaccagaggcctgggagcttgaggatcctgtgcagtatcttagctgttcctagcactgcgcttttctggactgagaggtctgaggtctttccaggtatctgttgtagccactcctccagcttgggggttactgccccaagtgctccaattaccacaggcaccactgtcaccttcacttt
The DNA window shown above is from Oryzias latipes chromosome 14, ASM223467v1 and carries:
- the LOC101171514 gene encoding tyrosinase isoform X1, with the protein product MWLLEVVIFLLCLVPTHQQFPRLCATQEALQSRECCPPWQGDGSACGARSGRGSCEDVSVSDQPDGPQYPFSGLDDREKWPLVFFNRTCQCTGNFMGFNCADCKFGYFGERCSERRESLRRNVFHLTRAERNRFVSYLNLAKQTLSSDYVVATGTYREMQNGSNPLFANVTIYDVFVWMHYYVSRNALLGGPGNVWANVDFAHWAPAFSPWHRVYLLHWEHEIRKLTGDTTFSIPYWDWRDAQGCDVCTDELMGSRSPLDPNLISPSSVFSSWKVLCSQAEEYNNRGVLCDAREEGPVQRNPGNHDRNLVARIPTSAEVEFTLSLPNYDTEPMDRTANMSFRNTLEGFGDPQTGLGSSSRLGMHAALHVFMNGSMSSVQGSANDPIFLLHHAFVDSIYEQWLRRHNPDPSQYPQANAPIGHNGDYYMAPFIPLHQNKEYFISSKDLGYEYSHLLDTNQRLSESLRPYLEELRETWPWMLCAALCGVIVTMAVAVAVQIVKQRYRGSSWPQGRSWRGGFVLPERQPLIRSDEKSNINHPNYQTAM